ATCAAGCTGATCATCGCGAACCAGATCCTCGCTCGATTCGGCCCGATCGCGCACCTCCGGCACGTGATCCACGACGCCCAGCTCATACCGGCGCACGCCAAGCTCCGCCCGATGACCGATGTCATCGACCGCGCTCTGACGAGAGTGCACCGCGAGAGCATCGCGAAGACGGTCACCTCGTTCATCATCAATCGCGCTGACGCCACCCACCGTCTGCCGCGGATCGCGGCACCCACCCTTCTGATCACCGGTGACGACCGCGGCGAGTGGACCCCCGCGGAGATGCGCGCGGCAGCAGCGGAGATCCCCGACGCCCGGTCACTTGTGATCGCGGGTGCCCGCACCCTGGTGGCGGTCGAGCAGCCCGATGCGCTCGCGGAGGCGATCGTCGCGTTCTGGAGCGAGCTCGACGCGCAGTGAGCGCATCACCTCATCCGAGATCCGCTCGACGGTCACCCCGCGGCCGAGTTCATGCGTGAGGATCGCCGCCACCTGCGACCAGCCCAGATCCTCCGGGCCGTGCACGGCCTGCACGCGGCATCCGGTCCACCTGCCCCTCCCTTTTACCTCCCGACAGCAGGGTCGGATATGGCTTCACGCGCGGCGGGCTCGCACGGTCCGGTCAGCCCGTGCCACCGTCTCGAGGGGACGAACGCGGGCGTCGCGAAACCACAAAGATGATTCGCTGCCCGAAGGACTCGTCCCGCATCACTGGATCCGCGCCGAGCGACTTCGCAGAGGCGAGAACTCCGGTCAACGCAGCGACAACCGCGAAGATCGGCCCGATCCAGGGAGTTGCCACGCCGAGAATGAACCCGGCTGCCACCGCCACTCCGATCATGAGGAGGCTCGCGATATACATAGCCGCTCGATATCGACTCCCCTGGGCGAATGCGAGTATCAGGCCGACGCTCACCGCCTGCATGACGGCGAGCACGTAGACAGTGATTTCGCTGATGCCTCCGATAGTCACAAGACTCCCTCCATCTGTCAGCACTTGAGCCGGAAGATCACACCTGGAACCGGCGCTGCCGTGAGGAACAGGCATGTACGTTGCGGCTTGTCTCCCTGCGCGAGGTTCGCCTGAGCGACGATGTACGACGCGAACGCCGCGCATACAATACTGGCCCGCTTCGCGAGCAGAACACACATGCCGACCGCTGATCCGTGGTCTATCGCTTGAGCAAGTAAAGCAGACATATGACTACATATCGGCATACAGTGGATCTCTGGACTGCGCTGAACGGCGTGCGATCCGAAGCCGCAGCACGCAGCTCATCTTGAGCCCGGGGCACAAGCCCCTGTCCGGCACCGCAGCCTCGACCTACGCTGACCGGCATGCTGAAGATCGTGTCGATCGTGATCCGCGTGAATGACCTCGCCGCGCAGTCCCGCTTCTGGCAGGCGGCGCTGGACTATGTCGAGCGGGACCCCGCATCCGACGACTGGGGCGTGCTGAAGCCTCGCGACGCGGACACTCCCTGCATCGCCCTGGACGCGCACCATTCAGAGCGGGTGCTGCCGCCGCGCATCCACCTCGACATCTACGCCGAGGATCAGGCCGCCGAAGTCCGCCGCCTGGCCGAACTCGGTGCGCGCGAGGTGCATTGGGACAAGCTGCCCGAGGATGCCGACTACGTCATCATGGAAGACCCCGAGGGCAACCGGTTCTGCGTCGTCGATCGCCCGGACTGGTCGGGGTGGGAGAGTCCGCCGGGAGGGTGAGTCCAGCGCGTCGGTTGCGGGCTACTGCTGCGCGAGGCGCACGGTCACCGTGGTGCCGAGCGCGGTCACCTCGTACGAGATCTCGCCGTCCGCGTAGGTGAAGGTCTTGGTCGGGTCGCTGGAGGCGAGCATGGCCGAGTCGGTCTTCGTCGTATCGTTCACCGAGTCCCAGGTGAACGAGGTGGAACCGTCTTCAGGCACCTCGATCGTCCCGGCCCAGTAGAGCGACTTCGTGTCGGTGGCGTTCCAGTAGACCTCGATCGTGTCCGCCGTGATGGTCGCGGACTGGAAGCTCTCGGGATCGTTGGGGTTCGACTGCTTCCACTCGCCGGTCAGGTCGACGGGCTCCGGCGCCTCTTCGACCTCTTCCGGCGCTGCGGACGGGGAGTCGGACTTCGAATCCGACGACGTCGTCGAATCGGACGGGGCGGAGCAGGAGACCGTCCCCAGCCCGAGAAGGGCGAGCAGAGCGATCGCGGCGACGGGCTTGGCTGCAGCAGTGTTCATGGTGACTCTCGTGTGATCAGATCAGGCGACGGATGTGAACCTAGCACCGGTTCATCACGTTTCAGATTCGGTCGTTGTCGGGCGCGCCGCCCAACCGATATACAGGTTGAGGCGCTGTGGGAGCGCTGGCGATTCGTCGCCTCATCGCCGAGGGGAACACTCATGTCACAGCCACCTGCCGCCTGGCATCCCGATCCGGAGAATCCGAGCCAGCTGCGCTGGTGGGATGGACATCGCTGGACGGATGCCACGTCGCCGTCGCCGGCAGCGGCGGTGACGACGCAGAGCGCGGCGCTCGCGGATGCTGCAGCGCCCACTCCTGCGAAGCGTCGGACCGGATGGCGAATCGCCGGGATCATCGTCGGCGCGCTCGTCGTCGGCGGTCTACTGGCCCGGCTGTCTCCGATCGCGATCGTCCTGGTGGCGACAGCGGTGGTCGGCATCGCGCTCTACGTTCTGCTGGCGCGCCCGCTACCTGCCCTCGGACTCCGCTCGAGGCCGTCCGGCCTGATCGCGCTGGGTATGGCCGCGCTGCTCGTGACCGGCGGAGGCATCGCGAGCGCGAGCACCGGCGGCACACCGACGGCATCCGACCCGCAGCCGTTCGTGGGCGCGTCGACAGCTACCCCCGAACCCAGCCCGACGCCCACCCCGACGCCGACGACGTTCGAGACCGCGACAGAGGAAGTAGCGATCCCGTTCGAGAAGACCACTGTCGACGATGCGCTGCGCGATCAGGGCACGACTGCGATCGTCACCGCCGGAGTGAATGGCGTGAAGATCATCACCTACCGCGTGACCATGGTCGACGGTGTCGAGACGGCCCGCGAAGTGGTCAGCGAGACGGTGCAGACGGCGCCGGTGAACGAGGTCACGGCGCGCGGAACCAAGGCACCGGCCCCCGTCGCAGCGCCCGTTCCGCTGGTGCAACAGGGCGGCGGCGGATGCGATCCGAACTACTCCGGAGCGTGCGTTCCGATCAGCAGCGACGTCGACTGCGCAGGCGGCAGCGGAGACGGGCCCGGGTACACGGAAGGTCCAGTCACGATCGTCGGCAGCGACATCTACGACCTCGACCGAGACGGTGACGGGATCGCCTGCGACCGCTAGTCGTCGGCGTCTCTACTCAGCGCGTCCGCTCGCTCGTCATCACCGCGGTCGCGATGGCTGTGCCGATGAGTCCGAGCGCGCCGACCGCGAGGAGAACGAGGCCCGCCGGCCAGACGGCGAGCAGCGTCACGTCGTAGGTGTCGTCGCCGAGCGGAGTCCACACCTCGCTCGTTCCCGAAGCCGTCAGCGCGATGCCGACGGCAAGAGCGACCACGGGAATGACCCAGGCGATCGCCCAAGAGAGGCGGCGGACGGCGGTCCGGCTCAGGAACGGCGGCATCGGGTCGACGGCGCTGTCGGTGCGAACCTGCTCGGTGGCGCCGTCGCGCGCGGCATCCTGCGTTCCGTCCATGCCTGCACCATATCGGTCGCGCGGTGGCTGAAGAAGGAGGCTCTCGCCGGCCCGGTCAGGCGCCGGGCCCAAGCGCGCGATAGAAGAAGAACGCCCGCTCGCCGGTGTCGGGGTCGACGCCGCTGAACCCGTGCCGCTCGTAGAAGCGCATCGCGTCGGCATCCGATTCGTCGACGTTGATCTCGATCGCCGCGGCACCGAGGTCCCGGCAGATCTCGACCATGTGCGCCAGGATCGCGCCTCCGATGCCGGTTCCGCGCTGCGACGGCTCGACATACATCTCGTCGAGCAGGGCCACCGGCCCGTCCGACCACACGTTCGGGCGCAGCGTCACGAGTGCGAGACCGACCGCAGGATCACCGCCGAGCACCGCAAAGGTCGAGGTTCCGCCCAGCAACGTGCGCAACCGCTCCGCGAGCACCTCGACCCCCGGCGTCGCGGTGTCGAACTCCGTGTTGAATGCGTGCAGGAGTTCGGCGAGACGGGCGGCGTCGTGCGGGGTGGCTCGACGCGTGGCGGCGGTCATCGGATGCCTTTCTGGGGTCGGGGGCTTCGGCTCGGGCGGACGGCGGCGGTTCTGCCGGTTCACAACTCAGCAAGAACGGGTCGGGCGACGCTTCGGTTCCTCGGGATTTCGGGGCCGGGCCGGCGGATACACGCGATTCATGCTGAGTTGTGAAC
This genomic interval from Microbacterium hydrocarbonoxydans contains the following:
- a CDS encoding GNAT family N-acetyltransferase gives rise to the protein MTAATRRATPHDAARLAELLHAFNTEFDTATPGVEVLAERLRTLLGGTSTFAVLGGDPAVGLALVTLRPNVWSDGPVALLDEMYVEPSQRGTGIGGAILAHMVEICRDLGAAAIEINVDESDADAMRFYERHGFSGVDPDTGERAFFFYRALGPGA
- a CDS encoding alpha/beta fold hydrolase, producing MTHTENTIKTSFRTSLGDISATVLGTGPIALLWHGMFVDGESWGGTIERLAPHRTLVVIDGPGYGDSAPLTRLSSIEECAEVGAQIIDHLAPAGSVDWVGGAWGGHVGMTLAALSPDLIRSLVAVGSPVEPIDPVFRIKLIIANQILARFGPIAHLRHVIHDAQLIPAHAKLRPMTDVIDRALTRVHRESIAKTVTSFIINRADATHRLPRIAAPTLLITGDDRGEWTPAEMRAAAAEIPDARSLVIAGARTLVAVEQPDALAEAIVAFWSELDAQ
- a CDS encoding G5 domain-containing protein — protein: MSQPPAAWHPDPENPSQLRWWDGHRWTDATSPSPAAAVTTQSAALADAAAPTPAKRRTGWRIAGIIVGALVVGGLLARLSPIAIVLVATAVVGIALYVLLARPLPALGLRSRPSGLIALGMAALLVTGGGIASASTGGTPTASDPQPFVGASTATPEPSPTPTPTPTTFETATEEVAIPFEKTTVDDALRDQGTTAIVTAGVNGVKIITYRVTMVDGVETAREVVSETVQTAPVNEVTARGTKAPAPVAAPVPLVQQGGGGCDPNYSGACVPISSDVDCAGGSGDGPGYTEGPVTIVGSDIYDLDRDGDGIACDR
- a CDS encoding VOC family protein yields the protein MLKIVSIVIRVNDLAAQSRFWQAALDYVERDPASDDWGVLKPRDADTPCIALDAHHSERVLPPRIHLDIYAEDQAAEVRRLAELGAREVHWDKLPEDADYVIMEDPEGNRFCVVDRPDWSGWESPPGG